The Tautonia plasticadhaerens nucleotide sequence ACGCCGGGATCCCGACGCCGGCGGAATTGCTCGTCCGGCCGACGGCCTTCGACGGGCTGGCCCTGCTGGCCGGGTCCCCGGCGTCGATCAGCTTCAACGTGCCGGACCCGCACCGGATCGACCCGAGGGACCAGGCGGTGCTCCGGGACGCGCTCCGGCCGATGGCCGAGGGTTCGACCTGACGCTGATCGACTGCTGCCCGAACCTCCAGCGGGCGACCTGGTCGGCCCTGCTGGCGGCCGACTCGGCCCTGATCCCGACCATGCCCGAGCTGTTCGGGGCGCAGGGGCTGGCGGAGGTCCGGGACTGGGTGACGCTGTCGAGCAGACCTGGGGCCGGCCGCTGCCGATCCTCGGGGTGCTGGTGACGATGTTCAACGGCCGGAGGGCGATGCACCGGACGTTCGTCGAGCTGCTGGCCGGCGGCTGCCCGGAGCTGCTCTCGGGCACC carries:
- a CDS encoding ParA family protein; this encodes MLLVDNDAQASLTKGLLGDEEARGLDPATTVYALYAGIPTPAELLVRPTAFDGLALLAGSPASISFNVPDPHRIDPRDQAVLRDALRPMAEGST